A genome region from Dickeya dadantii NCPPB 898 includes the following:
- a CDS encoding efflux RND transporter periplasmic adaptor subunit: MRRKIFIVTAGMFTVLLTGCEQNASSTEAVQPVAVTVQTLHGAPVTLHSELTGRVTAAMVSEVRPQVEGIIQKRLFTEGSEVKAGEVLYQIDPASYQATVDQAAAALKNAQSTVRSAKLKAERYARLLKEEGVSQQDADDAQATYEQDVASVAEKTAALKTAQINLAYTRITAPISGRIGISSVTPGALVTASQTTALATIRQLNPIYVDLTQSSSQRLALLAHQKQQQAAVTLTLENGQLYSQPGVLKLAEVAVDEATGSVTLRAEFPNAGHMLLPGMFVRATVETTSVPDAILAPQQGILRDTKGNAYALVVNNQQVVEQREVETGEAMGSRWLITQGLNAGDRLVTEGTDKVRVGDKVTAVEESARSDSATPRTTEAR; this comes from the coding sequence ATGCGAAGGAAAATCTTTATTGTAACAGCCGGTATGTTCACCGTGCTGTTGACCGGCTGTGAGCAAAACGCCTCATCGACCGAGGCGGTGCAACCGGTGGCGGTGACCGTGCAGACGCTGCATGGCGCACCTGTGACGCTGCACAGCGAACTGACCGGCCGCGTGACGGCGGCGATGGTGTCCGAGGTGCGCCCGCAGGTGGAGGGCATTATCCAGAAACGGTTATTTACCGAAGGCAGCGAAGTGAAAGCCGGAGAGGTGCTGTATCAGATCGACCCGGCCAGTTATCAGGCGACGGTGGATCAAGCCGCCGCCGCGCTGAAAAACGCTCAATCCACGGTGCGCTCAGCCAAACTGAAAGCCGAACGTTACGCCCGGTTGTTGAAAGAAGAGGGCGTGTCGCAACAGGATGCGGACGACGCGCAGGCCACCTATGAACAGGATGTCGCCAGCGTAGCGGAAAAGACCGCCGCCCTGAAAACCGCGCAAATCAACCTGGCCTATACCCGCATTACCGCGCCGATTTCCGGCCGCATCGGTATTTCATCGGTGACGCCGGGGGCGCTGGTCACCGCCAGCCAGACCACCGCGCTGGCTACTATCCGTCAGTTGAACCCGATCTACGTCGACCTCACCCAGTCCAGCAGTCAGCGGCTGGCGCTGCTGGCGCATCAGAAACAGCAGCAGGCGGCGGTAACGCTGACGCTGGAAAACGGCCAGCTTTACAGCCAGCCGGGCGTGTTGAAACTGGCGGAAGTGGCGGTGGATGAGGCCACCGGTTCGGTGACGCTGCGCGCCGAGTTCCCCAACGCCGGCCATATGCTGCTGCCGGGCATGTTTGTGCGCGCCACGGTGGAAACCACCAGCGTACCCGACGCCATTCTGGCGCCGCAGCAGGGCATCCTGCGCGACACCAAAGGCAATGCCTATGCGCTGGTGGTTAATAATCAGCAGGTGGTGGAACAACGAGAGGTGGAAACCGGCGAGGCGATGGGTAGCCGCTGGCTGATCACCCAGGGGCTGAACGCGGGTGACCGGCTGGTGACCGAAGGCACCGACAAGGTGCGTGTGGGTGATAAGGTCACCGCCGTTGAGGAGAGCGCCCGGTCTGACTCG
- a CDS encoding TetR/AcrR family transcriptional regulator: MPSPHHEDKAQARRDQIVAAARRCFRQSGFHGASMAEIAAQAQLSVGQIYRYFVNKDDIIEEIVRRIVDIRLQRMTLENGDPRRFAPLLARRQLPIAGVSDSDDDDDDNQLMLEVASEATRNPRVASIMQETEQKMFTRASTLMKHRFPHFSDEEIAARTELLAVLCEGTTFRCVIPQRASVAVLEPLYQSLFDSLFPDKTP; encoded by the coding sequence ATGCCATCACCCCATCATGAAGACAAGGCGCAGGCCCGGCGTGATCAGATAGTCGCCGCCGCTCGCCGCTGCTTTCGCCAGTCCGGCTTTCACGGCGCCAGCATGGCGGAGATCGCCGCGCAAGCGCAGCTCAGCGTCGGGCAGATTTACCGCTATTTCGTCAACAAAGACGACATCATTGAGGAGATCGTGCGCCGTATCGTCGATATCCGGCTACAGCGCATGACGCTGGAAAATGGCGACCCCCGGCGTTTCGCGCCGCTGCTGGCCCGCCGCCAGTTGCCGATCGCTGGCGTCAGCGACAGCGATGATGACGACGACGACAACCAACTGATGCTGGAAGTGGCATCCGAAGCCACCCGTAACCCACGGGTGGCGAGCATCATGCAGGAGACCGAACAGAAAATGTTTACCCGAGCCAGTACGCTGATGAAACACCGCTTCCCGCACTTTTCTGATGAGGAAATCGCCGCACGCACCGAATTGCTGGCAGTCTTGTGCGAAGGCACGACATTCCGCTGTGTGATTCCGCAACGCGCCTCGGTCGCGGTGCTGGAACCGCTGTACCAATCCCTGTTTGACTCACTGTTTCCTGATAAGACACCATGA
- a CDS encoding multidrug effflux MFS transporter: MTEKLSRSRLEYALILGSLAALGPLCIDLYLPALPQMTSALSASTAVTQLSLTAGLLGLGAGQLIFGPLSDKLGRRLPLLLSLAMLLLTSVWCALAQDIGQLVVARLLQGIAGAGGAVLSRAIARDLYVGHALTRFFSLLMLINGLAPILSPVLGGLLLSITDWRGIFALLAVIAGLLLTMSVLRLNETLPAERRIAGGAGSMLSSLGSLLREREFMGLCLAQGLCGAGMFAYIGASPFVLQEVYGLSPQAFSLCFAVNGIGLIAAGQLASHFSLRFGEQRVLRAGLTTAVISALVLTVAGFLHAPLIGILIPLFFAIAMIGIVGPCASSLAMQSQGSKAGSASALIGLSMFALGALSVPFTGLTGSTSALSMALVILGCYLLAALAYRMLSPQPLARKA, translated from the coding sequence ATGACTGAAAAACTATCCCGCTCACGACTCGAATACGCCCTGATTCTGGGCTCGCTGGCCGCGCTTGGTCCGTTATGTATCGATCTCTATCTCCCCGCGCTGCCGCAGATGACCAGCGCGCTCTCCGCCTCGACGGCGGTCACTCAACTCAGCCTGACCGCCGGCCTGCTCGGGCTGGGAGCCGGTCAGTTGATCTTCGGCCCGCTGAGCGACAAGCTGGGCCGACGCCTGCCGTTGCTGCTGTCGCTGGCGATGCTGCTGCTGACGTCGGTCTGGTGCGCGCTGGCGCAGGATATCGGCCAGTTAGTCGTCGCCCGGTTGTTGCAAGGCATCGCCGGTGCGGGCGGCGCGGTGCTGTCCCGGGCCATCGCGCGAGATCTGTATGTCGGCCATGCCCTGACCCGCTTCTTCTCGCTGTTGATGCTGATCAACGGTCTGGCGCCGATCCTCTCGCCGGTACTGGGCGGTCTGTTGCTGAGCATCACCGACTGGCGCGGCATTTTTGCACTGCTGGCGGTGATTGCCGGCCTGCTGCTGACGATGAGTGTACTGCGGCTGAACGAGACGCTGCCTGCCGAGCGGCGCATCGCCGGCGGGGCCGGCTCGATGCTGTCGTCGCTGGGCAGTCTGCTGCGGGAACGGGAATTCATGGGGTTGTGTCTGGCGCAGGGATTGTGCGGCGCCGGGATGTTTGCTTACATCGGCGCCTCGCCATTCGTGCTGCAGGAAGTGTACGGGCTTAGCCCGCAGGCGTTCAGCCTGTGTTTCGCGGTCAACGGCATCGGGCTAATCGCCGCCGGACAACTGGCCTCCCACTTTAGCTTGCGTTTTGGCGAACAACGCGTGCTGCGCGCCGGGCTGACTACCGCGGTCATCTCGGCGCTGGTGCTGACGGTGGCCGGCTTTCTGCACGCGCCGCTCATCGGCATTCTGATCCCACTGTTTTTCGCCATCGCCATGATTGGGATTGTCGGCCCTTGTGCGTCATCGCTGGCGATGCAAAGTCAGGGCAGCAAGGCGGGCAGCGCGTCGGCGCTGATTGGTCTGAGTATGTTCGCACTTGGTGCGCTAAGCGTGCCGTTTACCGGACTGACAGGCAGCACCAGCGCACTGTCGATGGCGCTGGTGATTCTGGGGTGTTACCTGCTGGCCGCCCTTGCCTATCGCATGTTATCGCCGCAGCCGCTCGCCCGAAAAGCGTGA
- a CDS encoding alpha/beta hydrolase, with protein MANSTSVNNLMGYTKGAQVIRVKPVRQQIDAINDIVYSQIKSIQKVQQLQMSLLVPRTTALKPAIVYFPGGGFASAAYAKYIDVRMALAEAGFVVAAAEYRVVAEKYPALIEDAKAAVRYLREHAAEYGIDPNRIGVLGDSAGGYVAQMTGATNGLRSFDKGRFLDKSSDVQAVVSAYGISNLLSIGEGLPENLLVVHDSPAVTEALLVNGTAFGDFPGATITSDPVKALNASPMGHIDGKKPPYLIMHGSADTVVSPLQSKQLYEALVAGGNKAEYLLLEGAGHGDINWFQPVIINKIVSWFKQTLGEPITQTAPTGGNDTDGQL; from the coding sequence ATGGCTAATTCAACCAGTGTTAATAATCTGATGGGATATACTAAAGGCGCACAGGTTATTCGTGTTAAACCAGTACGCCAACAAATTGATGCGATTAATGACATCGTTTATTCCCAGATTAAAAGTATACAAAAAGTACAGCAGTTGCAAATGTCGTTGCTTGTCCCCCGTACGACGGCACTTAAACCGGCGATTGTCTATTTCCCCGGTGGTGGCTTCGCTTCCGCTGCGTATGCCAAATACATTGATGTGCGTATGGCGCTGGCGGAAGCCGGTTTTGTCGTCGCGGCGGCGGAATATCGTGTGGTGGCCGAGAAATACCCGGCACTGATTGAGGATGCCAAAGCGGCGGTGCGTTACTTGCGCGAACACGCAGCGGAATACGGCATTGACCCGAACCGAATTGGTGTCCTGGGTGATTCCGCCGGTGGTTATGTCGCGCAAATGACCGGTGCGACGAATGGGCTGCGTAGCTTTGATAAGGGACGCTTTCTGGATAAATCGTCGGATGTTCAGGCGGTGGTTTCGGCGTACGGCATCTCCAATTTGTTGAGCATTGGCGAAGGCCTTCCCGAAAACCTGCTCGTAGTGCATGATTCGCCGGCGGTAACGGAAGCGTTGTTGGTCAATGGCACGGCATTTGGGGATTTCCCCGGCGCCACCATTACCAGCGACCCGGTCAAAGCGCTTAATGCCAGCCCGATGGGGCATATCGACGGGAAAAAACCGCCGTATCTCATTATGCACGGCAGCGCGGATACCGTCGTTTCACCGTTGCAGAGCAAGCAGCTGTATGAAGCGCTGGTAGCTGGCGGCAACAAAGCGGAGTACCTGCTGCTGGAGGGTGCCGGTCATGGCGATATTAACTGGTTCCAGCCGGTGATCATCAATAAGATCGTGAGTTGGTTCAAGCAAACGCTGGGTGAACCTATCACGCAAACGGCTCCGACGGGGGGTAACGACACCGACGGTCAGCTGTAA
- the fdhE gene encoding formate dehydrogenase accessory protein FdhE, which yields MSIRIVPQEQLADSEKTSTIGTIPPLLFANLKSLYSGRAERLRQLAQDHPLAEYLLFAAEVVEAQEKVRHDHPLDKDLAGLLHDSVQNSSVQNSAARPPLDAATFARDPHWHALLQALIEELKATASGQVLTTLENLEKMPAQQWDALADALIAQQFTPENNDKAPFVWAALSLYWAQMATRLPGRAHAEQGEHRQFCPVCGSMPVSGVVQIGTTSGLRYLHCNLCETEWHMVRVKCSNCEQAGKLHYWSLDDENAAIKAESCDDCGTYLKLLYQEKDHRVEAVADDLASLVLDVKMEDEGFSRSSINPFLFPDGSQ from the coding sequence ATGAGTATTCGTATTGTGCCGCAGGAGCAACTGGCCGACAGTGAGAAAACCTCAACCATCGGCACGATTCCTCCCTTGCTGTTCGCTAACCTGAAAAGTCTGTACAGCGGTCGAGCCGAGCGCCTGCGTCAACTGGCACAGGATCACCCGCTGGCGGAGTACCTGCTGTTTGCCGCCGAGGTGGTGGAGGCGCAGGAAAAAGTGCGGCATGACCACCCGCTGGATAAGGACCTCGCCGGCCTGTTGCACGATAGCGTGCAAAACAGCAGCGTGCAAAACAGCGCCGCACGCCCGCCGCTGGATGCCGCCACGTTTGCGCGCGATCCGCACTGGCATGCGCTGCTGCAGGCGTTGATTGAAGAACTGAAAGCCACCGCCAGCGGCCAGGTACTGACCACGTTGGAAAATCTGGAAAAGATGCCGGCCCAGCAGTGGGATGCGCTGGCGGACGCGCTGATTGCTCAGCAATTCACGCCGGAAAACAACGACAAAGCTCCGTTCGTCTGGGCGGCGTTATCACTGTACTGGGCGCAGATGGCGACCCGGTTGCCGGGGCGGGCGCACGCCGAGCAGGGCGAGCATCGTCAGTTCTGCCCGGTGTGCGGCAGTATGCCGGTTTCCGGCGTGGTGCAGATTGGCACCACCAGCGGCCTGCGCTACCTGCACTGTAATCTGTGCGAAACCGAATGGCATATGGTGCGCGTCAAGTGCAGTAACTGCGAGCAGGCGGGCAAACTGCACTACTGGTCGCTGGATGATGAGAACGCCGCCATCAAGGCGGAAAGCTGCGACGATTGCGGTACTTACCTAAAACTGTTGTATCAGGAAAAGGATCACCGGGTGGAAGCGGTGGCTGACGATTTGGCCTCGCTGGTGCTGGATGTGAAAATGGAAGATGAAGGCTTTTCCCGCAGCAGCATCAACCCATTCCTGTTCCCGGACGGCAGCCAGTAG
- a CDS encoding MFS transporter, translating to MTAVYSQTPTPGAIASVYRKITWRLIPFLCLCYLAAYLDRINIGLAKLQMANQLALSDAAFGLGAGLFFVGYILFEVPSNLILQRVGARIWIARIMISWGLLSAATMFVSTPVQFYVLRFLLGAAEAGFLPGVLYYLTRWFPSWRRSRIISLFMIGLPLSSVVGGPLSGWIMSHFDSVHGLHGWQWMFLLEGLPSVLLGVLTLWLLPDGVDQARWLSETDKAQVRADLAIDAREAPYLKHRFRDGFLNLKVWMLGGIDFSILLCAYAMGFWLPTFIKKAGVADIGQIGLLTAIPSVAALAGMVILGASSDRLRERRWHIIVPFWLGAAAMAASTLFTQNIVMTVLLFSAAQATIIGTVPVFFSLPATFLTGTAAATGFALACSLANIAGLVSNSIMGFAMDLTGSGSSALWFFAFCLLLSSLLVLALPAKLVNR from the coding sequence ATGACCGCAGTTTATTCTCAGACACCCACACCAGGCGCTATCGCGTCGGTTTACCGCAAAATCACCTGGCGGCTGATCCCGTTCCTGTGCCTGTGCTATCTCGCCGCTTACCTTGACCGCATCAATATCGGGCTGGCGAAACTGCAGATGGCGAATCAGCTGGCACTCAGCGACGCCGCCTTCGGCCTTGGCGCCGGGCTGTTCTTCGTCGGCTATATTCTGTTCGAGGTGCCGAGCAACCTGATTCTGCAACGCGTCGGCGCCCGCATCTGGATTGCGCGCATCATGATCAGTTGGGGGCTGCTGTCCGCCGCAACGATGTTTGTCTCCACCCCGGTTCAGTTCTACGTACTGCGTTTTCTGCTTGGCGCGGCGGAAGCCGGTTTTCTGCCCGGCGTGTTGTACTACCTGACGCGCTGGTTTCCCTCCTGGCGGCGCAGTCGCATCATTTCGCTGTTCATGATCGGCCTGCCGCTTTCCAGCGTGGTGGGCGGCCCGCTGTCGGGCTGGATCATGTCGCATTTCGATTCAGTCCACGGGCTGCACGGCTGGCAGTGGATGTTTCTGCTGGAGGGACTGCCGAGCGTACTGCTTGGCGTACTGACCCTCTGGCTGCTGCCGGACGGCGTTGATCAGGCGCGCTGGCTGAGTGAGACGGACAAAGCGCAGGTGCGCGCCGACCTGGCGATTGACGCCCGTGAAGCGCCATATCTGAAACACCGCTTTCGCGACGGTTTCCTCAACCTGAAAGTCTGGATGCTGGGCGGCATCGATTTCTCGATTCTGTTGTGCGCCTATGCCATGGGGTTCTGGCTGCCGACCTTCATTAAGAAGGCCGGCGTGGCCGATATCGGGCAGATTGGTTTGCTGACGGCGATCCCCAGCGTCGCGGCGCTGGCAGGAATGGTGATACTCGGCGCCAGCTCCGACCGGCTGCGCGAGCGGCGCTGGCACATCATCGTGCCGTTCTGGCTGGGCGCGGCGGCGATGGCGGCCAGTACCCTCTTCACCCAGAACATCGTGATGACGGTGCTGCTGTTCTCGGCGGCGCAGGCCACCATCATTGGCACCGTGCCGGTGTTCTTCAGCCTGCCCGCCACCTTCCTCACCGGCACCGCCGCCGCCACCGGCTTTGCGCTGGCCTGCTCGCTGGCGAATATCGCCGGTCTGGTCAGCAACTCAATCATGGGTTTCGCTATGGATCTCACCGGCAGCGGCAGCAGCGCGCTGTGGTTCTTCGCCTTCTGCCTGCTACTCAGCTCGCTGCTGGTGCTGGCGCTGCCGGCAAAACTAGTAAATCGGTGA